A genomic stretch from Anaerolinea thermophila UNI-1 includes:
- the cbiQ gene encoding cobalt ECF transporter T component CbiQ, whose product MHQLDARLKVPLVIVFILATSLVPIGAWPFYLLLIAVLLSSEILSDLGVLFFLKRAVLALPFVLAALPVLFTQVGTVWISLPFGLAITAQGVERFISVALKAWISIQAAILLASTTPFPDILLALRAMRLPKVLVSIIGLMWRYLFVIVDETIRMMNARSSRSGASSDPSHRQGGSVVWRAKVTGGMAGNLFIRSIERSDRIYHAMLSRGYDGEIRHLPLPAIPSIQWWIFIWSLLTLVVMVVLSRVLWG is encoded by the coding sequence GTGCATCAACTGGATGCCCGGCTCAAGGTTCCTCTGGTTATTGTTTTTATCCTGGCTACTTCTCTTGTACCCATTGGAGCCTGGCCCTTTTATCTTCTGCTGATTGCAGTTTTGCTTTCATCTGAAATTCTCAGCGATTTGGGGGTTCTTTTTTTCCTGAAAAGAGCCGTGCTGGCTTTGCCATTTGTTCTGGCGGCACTTCCTGTTCTCTTTACCCAGGTAGGTACGGTATGGATTTCGTTGCCTTTTGGACTTGCCATTACGGCGCAGGGCGTAGAGCGTTTTATCAGTGTCGCACTGAAGGCATGGATTTCCATTCAGGCGGCAATTTTGCTGGCATCTACTACCCCTTTCCCCGATATTTTGCTGGCTTTACGCGCCATGAGGTTGCCAAAGGTGCTGGTCTCCATCATCGGATTGATGTGGCGCTATTTGTTTGTCATTGTGGATGAAACCATTCGAATGATGAATGCACGCAGTTCACGAAGTGGAGCAAGTTCTGACCCATCTCATCGCCAGGGGGGCAGTGTGGTTTGGCGTGCCAAAGTCACTGGTGGAATGGCGGGAAATCTGTTTATACGATCCATTGAACGTTCAGACCGTATTTACCATGCCATGCTTTCGCGGGGATACGATGGCGAAATTCGACACTTACCATTGCCAGCGATTCCGTCCATTCAATGGTGGATCTTTATATGGAGTTTGCTCACTCTTGTCGTAATGGTTGTCTTATCCAGAGTTTTATGGGGGTAA
- a CDS encoding energy-coupling factor ABC transporter ATP-binding protein has product MSCVIEVKNLSYAYPDGHQALHDVSFRISHGEKVALIGPNGAGKSTLILHLNGILPVQQGEIFVGDLAVVPKNFSRVRALVGLVFQTPDDQLFSPTVFDDVAFGPIYQGLSPAQVQERVDYALSMVHMREYAPRVSHHLSVGEKKRIAIATVLSMNPIALVLDEPTAGLDPRARRSLIELLRQLPQSMLVATHDLPMVRELFPRTIVMDQGRIVADGSTDVLLHDESLLNEHGLVS; this is encoded by the coding sequence ATGAGTTGTGTGATTGAGGTAAAAAACCTTTCATATGCATATCCTGATGGACACCAAGCGCTTCACGATGTTTCTTTTCGGATAAGTCATGGGGAAAAAGTTGCGCTGATTGGTCCCAACGGTGCAGGAAAATCCACTCTCATCCTGCACCTCAACGGCATTTTGCCCGTTCAGCAGGGCGAAATTTTTGTGGGGGATTTGGCTGTAGTTCCAAAGAATTTCAGCCGCGTGCGGGCTCTGGTTGGATTAGTTTTTCAGACTCCCGATGACCAGTTGTTTTCGCCCACTGTTTTTGACGATGTTGCTTTCGGCCCTATTTATCAAGGCTTATCTCCAGCGCAGGTGCAGGAACGTGTGGATTATGCTCTCTCCATGGTACACATGAGAGAATATGCCCCCCGAGTTTCTCATCATTTGAGCGTTGGCGAGAAAAAACGCATTGCAATTGCTACTGTGCTCTCAATGAACCCCATTGCACTGGTGTTGGATGAACCCACTGCGGGGTTAGACCCCCGTGCCCGTAGGTCGCTGATTGAATTGCTCCGTCAATTGCCTCAGAGCATGCTGGTTGCTACCCATGACCTGCCAATGGTCAGAGAACTGTTTCCCCGTACCATTGTTATGGATCAGGGGAGAATTGTTGCCGATGGATCCACGGATGTGTTGCTCCATGACGAGTCGTTGTTGAATGAGCATGGTTTAGTTTCCTGA
- a CDS encoding cysteine desulfurase-like protein: MLNLAVIRSQFPALEKPVVFLDNPGGTQVARSVVERMTRYLTESNANHGGEFETSRISDAIVDEARQRMADFLNARRTEEIIFGPNMTSLTFQMSRALGKQLRPGDTIVVTRLDHDANISPWVKLAEDLRLTIRWVDFHPEDGTLNLEDFEQAMRERPRLVAFGYASNALGTVNPVAELVARAHRVGALTYVDAVQYAPHGPIDVQTLDVDFLVCSAYKFFGPHVGVLYGKYELLESLPAYKVRPAPEEPPGKFEMGTGNFEGIAGVLGALEYLEWMGKTFGGEVEESLPSQFTGRRRYFKSAMAAIRAYEFSLSRTLLDVLEEIPGIAIYGITDHRRLEERVPTVSFTLNGKNPKEVARMLDERQIQVWNGNFYALAVTQRLGLEESGGLVRVGPVHYNTIEELERLGRALWEIARMQ, translated from the coding sequence ATGCTTAATCTTGCGGTTATCCGTTCGCAATTTCCTGCTCTGGAGAAGCCGGTTGTTTTTCTGGATAATCCTGGTGGTACGCAGGTTGCCCGTTCAGTGGTTGAGCGGATGACGCGATACTTGACGGAGTCCAACGCCAATCATGGTGGAGAATTTGAAACCAGCCGGATTTCGGATGCAATTGTTGATGAAGCCCGGCAACGGATGGCAGACTTCCTCAATGCCAGGCGGACTGAGGAAATCATCTTTGGCCCCAACATGACCTCGCTCACTTTTCAAATGAGCCGTGCTTTAGGAAAACAACTTCGTCCTGGCGATACCATCGTAGTGACGCGCTTGGATCATGATGCCAATATTTCTCCCTGGGTAAAACTGGCAGAAGACCTCCGCTTAACCATTCGCTGGGTGGACTTCCATCCAGAAGATGGAACATTGAACCTGGAAGATTTTGAACAAGCCATGCGTGAACGCCCGCGCCTGGTGGCATTTGGATATGCTTCCAATGCTTTGGGAACAGTCAATCCTGTGGCTGAACTGGTGGCGCGGGCCCATCGGGTGGGAGCACTTACCTATGTTGATGCAGTGCAATATGCTCCGCACGGCCCCATCGATGTTCAGACGCTGGATGTTGATTTTCTGGTGTGCTCGGCATATAAATTTTTTGGTCCCCATGTGGGCGTCCTGTATGGAAAGTATGAGCTACTGGAATCACTGCCTGCCTATAAGGTTCGCCCTGCTCCGGAAGAACCACCCGGAAAGTTTGAAATGGGCACAGGAAATTTTGAGGGTATTGCAGGTGTTCTAGGGGCACTTGAATACCTGGAATGGATGGGAAAGACGTTTGGGGGCGAAGTGGAGGAAAGTCTGCCGTCACAATTTACTGGCAGAAGACGGTATTTTAAGAGCGCCATGGCGGCTATCCGGGCATATGAATTTTCCCTTAGCCGAACTTTGCTGGATGTGCTTGAAGAAATTCCCGGGATTGCCATTTACGGGATCACCGATCACCGTCGACTCGAGGAGCGTGTCCCCACTGTGTCCTTTACCTTAAACGGAAAGAACCCTAAAGAGGTTGCCAGAATGCTGGATGAACGCCAAATTCAGGTGTGGAATGGAAATTTCTACGCTTTGGCTGTAACCCAGCGATTGGGGTTGGAAGAGTCTGGAGGCTTGGTGCGAGTAGGACCTGTACACTACAATACTATCGAGGAACTTGAGAGACTTGGGCGTGCACTTTGGGAAATTGCTAGAATGCAGTGA
- a CDS encoding MFS transporter, translating to MDEKQHKRAIRAWTMYDWANSAFATTIMAAVLPVYYASVAAANLPGNLATVYWAYTTSISLLIAAILSPILGAVADFSGAKKRFLTIFMLLGVTATALLYFVRTGDWLMASIFFILGDLGFAGSLVFYDSLLPHVAGPDEIDQVSSRGYAIGYLGGGLLLAINLAMIMLAPQELTGLMTRLSFLSVALWWFVFSIPLLKWVSEPPRRIMPGESGRNPIAVSFKRLGHTFREITRYRDLFIFLVAFWFYNDGIGTIIKMATIYGAEIGIGQTTLIGTLLMVQFVGIPFAFLFGWLAKKIGTKKSIYLSLLVYTGIAIAGYFMQKEWHFWALGFAVATVQGGSQALSRSLFGRMVPKSKSAEFFGFFSVSEKFAGIAGPLIFGLVSQFMGNSRLGIISLILFFIIGASLLTFVNEKEGIRVAEKEEKELIEAAVSAD from the coding sequence ATGGATGAGAAACAACATAAACGAGCCATCCGGGCATGGACCATGTATGATTGGGCTAACTCTGCTTTTGCTACCACCATCATGGCGGCGGTACTTCCGGTGTATTATGCTTCAGTTGCTGCAGCCAATCTTCCAGGGAATCTGGCGACTGTTTACTGGGCTTACACCACCTCAATTTCTCTGTTGATTGCTGCCATTCTCAGCCCCATCCTGGGAGCCGTTGCCGATTTCAGTGGAGCCAAGAAGCGTTTTCTAACCATTTTCATGTTGCTGGGCGTCACTGCCACTGCTTTATTGTATTTTGTTCGCACAGGCGATTGGTTGATGGCTTCCATCTTTTTCATTCTGGGCGATTTGGGTTTCGCTGGCTCGCTGGTGTTTTATGATTCTCTTTTGCCCCACGTGGCAGGACCGGATGAAATCGATCAGGTTTCCTCGCGGGGATATGCAATTGGCTATTTAGGAGGTGGCTTATTGCTTGCCATCAACCTGGCGATGATTATGCTTGCCCCGCAAGAGCTCACAGGCTTGATGACGCGTTTGTCTTTTCTGAGTGTCGCTCTCTGGTGGTTTGTTTTTAGCATTCCGTTACTTAAGTGGGTTTCTGAGCCACCCCGGCGTATCATGCCTGGAGAGAGTGGAAGAAATCCCATTGCAGTTTCCTTCAAACGTCTTGGGCACACGTTCCGCGAAATTACTCGTTACCGGGACCTGTTCATCTTCCTGGTCGCTTTTTGGTTTTATAACGACGGCATTGGCACAATCATCAAGATGGCAACCATTTATGGAGCGGAAATAGGCATTGGCCAGACCACCCTGATTGGTACGCTCTTAATGGTGCAGTTTGTGGGTATTCCTTTTGCTTTCCTTTTTGGGTGGCTGGCTAAAAAAATTGGCACAAAGAAAAGCATTTACCTCAGCCTTTTGGTGTACACAGGGATTGCCATTGCTGGATATTTCATGCAGAAAGAATGGCACTTTTGGGCATTGGGATTTGCAGTAGCCACGGTTCAGGGTGGAAGTCAGGCACTGAGCCGTTCACTTTTTGGCCGTATGGTTCCTAAGAGTAAATCGGCCGAATTTTTTGGATTTTTCAGTGTCTCGGAGAAATTTGCCGGCATCGCTGGACCCTTGATTTTTGGCCTGGTCAGCCAGTTTATGGGAAATAGTCGTCTGGGAATCATTTCCTTGATTCTCTTTTTCATTATCGGGGCTTCGTTGTTGACGTTTGTGAATGAGAAAGAAGGAATCAGGGTGGCAGAAAAGGAAGAAAAAGAACTGATTGAAGCCGCTGTCTCGGCAGATTGA
- a CDS encoding radical SAM protein: MFYNEAVDTLEKFRLLQSEMRLEVADDIPLSSVSSGQSAVESGVSGDCPVDFPISTATLPNGRKIPLLKSLLTSACERNCHYCPFRTGRDFRRVTFKPEELAKVIVELTTKGVIQGAFLSSGIAGGGLRTQDRLLITAEILRKKYQYQGYLHLKIMPGAEYDQVVHAMQLADRVSINLEGPNTRVLQALAPQKIFFEELLEPLRWVEKIRQILPPWRGWKSRWPSSTTQFVVGAVGESDLEILSTTAWLYQKVRLARAYFSGFSPTPDTPFEDRAACSPWREHRLYQASFLLRDYGFDLEDFPFTSGGNLPLDTDPKMAWAQIHLLQSPVEINRAEKRELLRVPGIGPKTAEAILAARRRHRITSEEDLKRLGIPLQRAAAFLLVNGRRLQHQLRFW, from the coding sequence ATGTTCTATAATGAGGCTGTGGATACCCTCGAAAAGTTTCGTCTCTTACAATCCGAAATGCGTCTGGAAGTGGCTGATGATATCCCTCTATCCTCTGTTTCGTCAGGCCAGTCAGCCGTTGAAAGTGGCGTCTCTGGTGATTGTCCTGTTGATTTTCCGATATCTACGGCAACATTACCTAATGGAAGAAAGATACCGCTTCTCAAATCCCTGCTGACCTCAGCATGTGAGCGGAATTGTCATTACTGTCCATTTCGTACAGGGCGGGACTTTCGAAGGGTTACCTTCAAGCCGGAGGAACTGGCAAAAGTCATCGTGGAATTAACTACCAAAGGAGTGATCCAGGGGGCATTTCTTTCCAGTGGAATTGCAGGAGGCGGCTTGCGCACTCAGGATCGTCTGTTAATTACCGCGGAGATTCTACGTAAAAAGTATCAGTATCAGGGTTATCTTCATCTGAAAATCATGCCCGGAGCAGAATATGATCAGGTGGTTCATGCCATGCAACTGGCGGATCGAGTTTCTATCAACCTTGAGGGTCCCAATACTCGAGTCCTGCAAGCCCTCGCACCCCAAAAAATCTTCTTTGAAGAATTACTGGAGCCACTGCGCTGGGTAGAGAAGATCCGTCAGATCCTACCCCCATGGCGGGGTTGGAAATCCCGTTGGCCCTCCAGTACAACGCAGTTTGTGGTAGGGGCAGTAGGTGAAAGTGATCTCGAAATCCTTTCCACTACCGCCTGGCTCTATCAAAAGGTGCGTCTGGCAAGAGCCTATTTTTCTGGATTCTCTCCTACTCCGGACACCCCATTTGAAGATCGAGCGGCTTGTTCTCCATGGAGAGAGCATCGTCTTTATCAGGCATCTTTTTTGCTCAGAGATTACGGTTTTGATCTGGAGGATTTCCCCTTTACTTCTGGAGGTAATCTGCCCCTGGATACGGATCCCAAAATGGCATGGGCGCAAATTCATTTGCTCCAGTCCCCTGTAGAAATTAATCGGGCGGAGAAACGCGAATTGTTGCGCGTGCCGGGAATTGGACCCAAAACTGCTGAAGCCATTTTAGCGGCTCGAAGGCGTCATCGTATTACCAGTGAAGAGGACCTCAAACGTTTGGGTATTCCGCTTCAGCGGGCTGCAGCGTTTCTGCTGGTCAATGGCAGGCGGTTACAGCATCAACTTCGTTTCTGGTGA
- the speE gene encoding polyamine aminopropyltransferase, with translation MNEIWFSEQLHPYYRKSLRVKQVLVDEQTPFQHLLLLDTEFFGKTLVLDGIIQLTERDNAGYHEMITHIPMLAHGSPRRVLIVGGGDGGSLQQVLKHPSVEEAIVCELDRRVVEVSREHFTAFGDPWADPRARLVVQDAFAFLESGKEKFDVIISDTTDPIGMAERLFSEEFYRLMLQALNPGGAIATQCEQMFFDAALIREIFTFVKGLVEHPAYYHTLIPTYPGGGIGFMYVSNTPWTAGLSRTYPEGLNYMNPKVHQAAFALPEFFRRQLADLLVDQ, from the coding sequence GTGAATGAGATCTGGTTCAGCGAGCAACTTCATCCCTACTACCGCAAGTCCCTGCGGGTCAAGCAGGTACTGGTAGATGAGCAGACGCCGTTTCAGCATTTGCTTTTGCTGGACACAGAATTTTTCGGTAAAACGCTGGTGCTGGATGGGATTATTCAGTTAACCGAGCGGGATAATGCCGGTTACCACGAGATGATTACCCATATTCCCATGCTTGCCCATGGTTCACCACGGCGCGTGCTCATTGTGGGAGGGGGTGACGGAGGAAGCCTTCAGCAGGTTTTGAAACACCCTTCGGTGGAAGAAGCCATTGTCTGTGAGCTGGATCGCCGTGTAGTAGAAGTGTCCCGAGAACATTTCACCGCCTTTGGAGACCCATGGGCAGATCCGCGGGCGCGTTTGGTTGTCCAGGATGCCTTTGCTTTTCTGGAGTCGGGGAAGGAAAAATTCGATGTCATCATCTCGGATACTACCGATCCAATAGGCATGGCAGAGCGTCTGTTCAGCGAAGAATTCTACCGCCTGATGTTACAAGCGCTCAACCCTGGTGGAGCGATTGCTACCCAGTGCGAGCAAATGTTCTTCGACGCCGCACTGATTCGCGAGATTTTCACCTTCGTCAAAGGACTGGTAGAGCATCCCGCCTACTATCATACCCTCATTCCGACCTATCCTGGAGGCGGTATCGGGTTCATGTATGTTTCCAATACCCCATGGACAGCAGGGCTTTCCCGTACTTATCCAGAAGGATTGAACTATATGAACCCCAAAGTACATCAGGCGGCTTTTGCCTTACCGGAATTTTTCCGCAGGCAACTGGCTGATCTGCTCGTTGACCAGTAA
- a CDS encoding S-adenosylmethionine decarboxylase family protein — translation MSTAVNTFQLDTFEMLMPGSEGTDQPWGWHLVLNLYDCDPERIRSAEVIRRYVIELCDLIEMKRFGEPIIVDFGEDPRVSGYSLVQLIETSNITGHFANQSNAAYIDIFSCKKFDPEKAAIFTIETFGAGKAKGTFFNRE, via the coding sequence ATGTCAACTGCTGTTAATACTTTCCAACTTGACACTTTTGAAATGCTCATGCCGGGGAGCGAAGGTACAGACCAACCCTGGGGTTGGCATCTGGTTTTGAATCTCTACGATTGCGACCCGGAGCGTATTCGTTCCGCAGAGGTAATCAGGCGTTACGTCATTGAGTTGTGCGACCTGATTGAAATGAAACGGTTTGGTGAACCTATCATCGTGGACTTTGGCGAAGATCCACGAGTCAGTGGGTATTCGCTGGTACAGTTAATTGAAACCAGCAACATCACCGGACATTTTGCAAACCAGTCCAACGCGGCTTATATTGATATCTTCTCGTGCAAGAAGTTTGACCCTGAAAAAGCGGCAATCTTCACGATTGAAACTTTTGGCGCGGGAAAAGCAAAGGGGACTTTCTTCAACCGTGAATGA
- the speD gene encoding adenosylmethionine decarboxylase, whose translation MNAQLKLGEHYICDLSDCNRELLYDSEQAGRLFSKAVRESGLTVVDEGFFPFSPHGFTCFLLLAESHASLHAWPEYGYCAVDLFTCDLDLDLTPLINQIKEIFGASQCSIRKVARVAELVGEPEHVNCC comes from the coding sequence GTGAACGCGCAGCTCAAACTTGGGGAACACTACATTTGCGATCTCTCGGATTGCAATCGAGAATTACTCTATGATAGCGAGCAAGCAGGACGGTTATTCTCGAAAGCGGTCCGAGAGAGCGGTTTAACTGTGGTCGATGAGGGCTTTTTTCCATTCAGTCCTCATGGATTCACGTGTTTCCTTCTGCTGGCTGAATCTCATGCCAGCCTGCACGCCTGGCCCGAATACGGCTATTGTGCAGTCGATCTGTTTACCTGCGATTTGGATCTGGATCTGACGCCACTCATTAACCAGATCAAAGAGATCTTTGGCGCGTCTCAGTGCTCCATTCGCAAGGTCGCAAGAGTAGCAGAACTTGTAGGAGAACCAGAACATGTCAACTGCTGTTAA
- a CDS encoding FtsK/SpoIIIE family DNA translocase: MSWWDSLSPERKMDLLGVLLALLGLLSLLSLFSSHHGILTRWWVTALQLMGGDGAFILPLVFLLFGFWLVLRNVDRFPSPSIERGTGLLLLYWVILAVFHLYQGGGWELAAAGKGGGYIGALLERLLVSAIGQAGAWVVLLAGFLLGVIMTADISMVDLVSSVESLVHRMRQESKRSRERLSAVERKRSSPVSLPQSPEQREELPEDFKPLPVHENELPPTTKPSVLAPSVKKGGGGSRLASSWDSSSRPEDEKPIPSSQQIWQLPSVDEILDPPVEETIQTNVDAERARLIEETLASFGAPVHVVEISRGPTVTQFGVEPDFIETRSGRMRVRVGKIAALADDLALALAAPRIRIQAPVPGRHYVGIEVPNIQISRVMLKEVIESEAFRKIRSPLRFALGKDVAGHSVAYDLATMPHLLIAGTTGSGKSVCVNSILTCLLLHNSPVELRLILVDPKRVELTGYNGIPHLLAPVVTEAEKVVGALQWVQREMDARYHRFSQSGVRNIAEYNRKFSPPLPYLVVLVDELADLMMMAPEETERSLTRLAQLARATGIHLVLATQRPSVDVITGLIKANFPARIAFAVASGVDSRVILDQPGAERLLGRGDMLFQAPDASAPVRIQGVYVSDLEIQRLVDFWRLQDMNVRATQRMAADPNMAEPVNMDLPPSVPLTQVPLFDAEMGGREGDPLLEEAKRIVRQEGKASISMLQRKLRIGYTRAARLIDALEEAGIIGPASPTSQVREVLDWENGEE; encoded by the coding sequence GTGAGTTGGTGGGATAGCCTTTCTCCTGAGCGAAAGATGGACCTGCTGGGAGTCTTATTAGCCCTGCTGGGACTCCTTTCTCTGTTAAGTTTGTTTTCTTCTCACCATGGAATCCTGACGCGCTGGTGGGTAACAGCCCTTCAACTGATGGGGGGAGATGGTGCTTTCATTCTCCCGTTGGTGTTCTTGCTGTTTGGTTTCTGGCTGGTGTTACGTAATGTTGACCGTTTCCCTTCCCCTTCCATAGAACGAGGAACAGGTCTTCTCCTTCTTTACTGGGTCATTCTGGCGGTATTTCACCTTTATCAAGGTGGGGGATGGGAACTTGCCGCGGCAGGAAAAGGCGGAGGTTATATCGGGGCTTTATTGGAGAGGTTATTGGTCTCTGCCATCGGACAGGCGGGGGCATGGGTGGTCCTGCTAGCAGGATTTTTATTAGGGGTGATTATGACTGCCGACATCTCCATGGTGGATCTGGTATCTTCTGTGGAGAGTCTTGTCCATCGTATGCGTCAGGAATCAAAGAGAAGCAGGGAGCGTTTATCTGCAGTGGAGCGGAAGCGCTCTTCCCCGGTTTCGCTTCCCCAGTCGCCTGAACAACGGGAGGAATTGCCAGAAGATTTTAAGCCCTTACCTGTTCACGAGAATGAACTGCCGCCTACCACGAAGCCCTCTGTGTTGGCTCCTTCTGTGAAAAAGGGCGGGGGTGGATCACGCCTTGCCTCATCCTGGGATTCCTCAAGTCGCCCGGAGGACGAGAAGCCCATTCCTTCATCTCAACAAATCTGGCAATTGCCCTCTGTGGATGAAATTCTTGACCCGCCGGTTGAAGAAACCATCCAGACCAATGTCGATGCAGAGCGTGCTCGGTTGATTGAAGAAACCCTGGCGTCGTTTGGCGCTCCGGTGCATGTAGTTGAAATCAGTCGGGGACCTACAGTTACGCAGTTTGGCGTGGAGCCGGATTTCATTGAAACGCGTAGTGGGCGAATGCGAGTGCGTGTAGGAAAAATTGCCGCTCTTGCCGATGACCTTGCTCTGGCATTGGCGGCTCCTCGAATCCGCATCCAGGCGCCGGTGCCAGGACGCCATTACGTGGGCATTGAAGTGCCCAATATTCAAATCAGCCGGGTGATGTTGAAAGAGGTCATTGAAAGTGAGGCATTTCGGAAAATCCGCTCTCCTTTGCGCTTTGCTCTGGGAAAGGATGTTGCTGGACACTCGGTGGCTTATGATTTAGCCACCATGCCCCATTTGTTAATTGCAGGCACTACCGGTTCGGGAAAATCGGTTTGTGTCAATTCCATTTTGACCTGCCTTCTCCTGCATAATTCTCCTGTGGAGTTGCGTTTAATTCTGGTTGACCCCAAGCGCGTAGAGTTAACCGGATATAACGGCATCCCTCATTTGCTTGCTCCGGTGGTCACTGAAGCCGAAAAGGTGGTTGGCGCCTTGCAATGGGTACAGCGTGAAATGGACGCCCGCTACCATCGCTTTTCTCAGTCCGGTGTTCGCAATATCGCGGAATACAATCGCAAGTTTTCGCCTCCATTGCCTTACCTGGTTGTCCTTGTAGATGAACTGGCAGACTTGATGATGATGGCTCCGGAAGAAACGGAGCGCAGTTTAACCCGTTTAGCCCAGTTGGCGCGGGCAACGGGCATTCACCTGGTTTTAGCCACACAACGTCCCTCAGTCGATGTCATTACCGGCTTGATTAAAGCCAATTTCCCTGCCAGGATTGCTTTTGCGGTAGCATCTGGCGTAGATAGCCGGGTCATCCTGGATCAGCCGGGTGCCGAGCGTTTGTTAGGGCGTGGAGATATGCTCTTCCAGGCTCCCGATGCTTCTGCTCCAGTGCGCATTCAGGGCGTTTACGTCTCCGATTTGGAAATTCAGCGTTTGGTGGATTTCTGGCGTCTTCAGGATATGAATGTCCGTGCTACACAACGGATGGCTGCTGACCCCAACATGGCAGAACCGGTTAATATGGATCTTCCACCCAGTGTCCCGTTGACGCAGGTGCCCCTGTTTGATGCCGAGATGGGAGGACGGGAGGGCGATCCCTTGCTGGAAGAAGCAAAACGCATTGTGCGTCAGGAAGGAAAAGCCTCTATTTCGATGTTACAGCGCAAACTGCGCATTGGTTACACCCGGGCTGCCCGCTTGATTGATGCGCTCGAAGAGGCAGGAATAATTGGGCCTGCTTCTCCAACCTCGCAGGTCAGAGAAGTGCTTGATTGGGAGAATGGAGAGGAATAA
- a CDS encoding ABC transporter ATP-binding protein: protein MLEVKDLNVYYGAIHALKGVNFHVDKGEIVTLIGANGAGKSTTLNTISGLLRARQGSIVFQGEDITRTMPQDIVRKGIVQVPEGRKIFATLSVMENLEMGAYLNKDKAQIQRDLEMVLDRFPRLRERRNQYGGTLSGGEQQMLAIARALMSRPTLLLLDEPSMGLSPILVEQIFEIIQDINQQGTSILLVEQNAQMALSIADRGYVLETGRVVLEGPAQELLHNPMVIEAYLGGHG from the coding sequence ATGCTCGAAGTAAAAGACCTCAATGTGTACTATGGCGCAATTCACGCTCTCAAAGGCGTGAACTTCCATGTGGACAAGGGTGAAATTGTGACCCTAATTGGAGCCAACGGTGCAGGGAAATCCACCACCCTAAACACCATCTCAGGATTACTCAGAGCCCGACAGGGAAGCATTGTATTTCAGGGCGAAGATATCACCCGTACCATGCCTCAAGACATTGTGCGGAAAGGCATTGTCCAGGTGCCCGAAGGACGAAAAATCTTTGCTACCCTTTCGGTGATGGAGAACCTGGAAATGGGCGCCTACCTCAATAAAGATAAAGCCCAAATTCAGCGGGATCTGGAAATGGTGCTGGATCGTTTTCCACGTCTGCGAGAACGGCGCAATCAGTATGGCGGAACGCTCTCCGGAGGTGAACAACAAATGCTTGCCATTGCACGGGCGTTGATGTCACGCCCAACCTTGCTGTTGCTCGATGAGCCATCCATGGGGCTTTCCCCAATTCTGGTCGAGCAGATTTTTGAGATCATTCAGGACATCAACCAGCAAGGTACCAGCATCCTCCTGGTTGAGCAAAATGCCCAAATGGCATTGTCCATCGCCGACCGCGGTTATGTGCTGGAAACCGGACGGGTGGTGCTGGAGGGACCTGCTCAGGAACTGCTCCACAACCCCATGGTCATTGAAGCCTATCTTGGAGGGCATGGATAG
- a CDS encoding ABC transporter ATP-binding protein: MSEQTSLQTPSTKTNGQEILRIEGLTKLFGGLKAVNNFSLSLNKGDLNGLIGPNGAGKTTVFNMITGVYVPTAGSIRFNGQEIAGLEPHKINQMGIARTFQNIRLFSNLTVLDNVRIAYHPHAGYSLTDAIFHNARYKENERILTERAQEFLAVFNLQDRQDEIAKNLPYGEQRRLEIARALAAEPKLLLLDEPAAGMNPAETVALMDLIHFIRERFDLTILLIEHQMRVVMGICEYITVMDFGEVIARGTPAEIQANPRVVEAYLGPGSAALSEKFRRKRTL, encoded by the coding sequence ATGAGTGAACAAACTTCTCTGCAAACGCCCTCCACGAAAACAAACGGGCAGGAAATCCTGCGCATCGAAGGGTTGACTAAACTGTTTGGAGGGTTGAAAGCCGTCAATAATTTCAGCCTCTCTCTCAACAAAGGCGACTTAAATGGGTTGATTGGGCCTAACGGCGCGGGAAAAACCACCGTCTTCAACATGATCACAGGGGTGTATGTGCCCACAGCCGGGTCAATCCGTTTCAACGGGCAGGAAATTGCCGGGCTTGAACCGCACAAAATCAATCAAATGGGTATTGCTCGCACCTTCCAGAACATTCGTCTCTTTTCCAATCTCACCGTGCTGGATAACGTGCGCATTGCCTATCACCCTCACGCTGGTTACAGTCTAACCGACGCGATTTTTCACAATGCGCGTTACAAAGAAAATGAGCGTATTCTGACCGAACGGGCTCAGGAGTTTTTGGCAGTATTCAATCTGCAAGATCGACAGGATGAAATTGCCAAAAATCTGCCATATGGGGAACAGCGCCGACTTGAGATTGCCCGTGCCCTTGCCGCAGAACCCAAGTTGTTACTTCTGGATGAGCCTGCAGCGGGAATGAACCCGGCAGAGACGGTTGCCCTGATGGATCTCATTCACTTTATCCGGGAACGCTTTGACCTGACCATCCTGCTGATTGAACATCAAATGCGGGTGGTGATGGGGATCTGCGAATATATCACGGTCATGGACTTTGGAGAAGTCATTGCCCGAGGAACACCAGCGGAAATTCAAGCCAATCCGCGTGTGGTTGAAGCCTACCTTGGTCCAGGTTCTGCCGCATTATCTGAAAAATTCAGACGGAAGAGAACGCTATGA